One genomic window of Pseudomonadota bacterium includes the following:
- a CDS encoding ABC transporter ATP-binding protein — protein sequence MSEPVIVFERVSKSYPMYYHITGGIKHFLFHFSKGISSLRNSRFEALNDVSFEVYRGETFGIIGRNGAGKSTTLGLVAGVLKPTKGKIVVKGRVFPLLELGAGFHPELTGRENIVLNGVLMGLTRAEVLRKMEEIIEFAELRDFIDQPIRVYSSGMLTRLGFSVIAHLDPEILLLDEVLAVGDIEFQKKCLNRMAEFKRSGVTMVFVSHSMASVERICDRVIWLENHSIKMDNDAHTVISHYAQHSVK from the coding sequence ATGAGTGAACCGGTAATTGTTTTTGAAAGAGTGAGTAAGAGTTATCCAATGTATTATCATATTACAGGAGGGATTAAACATTTTCTTTTTCATTTTTCAAAAGGGATAAGCTCTTTAAGAAATTCTCGATTTGAGGCCTTAAACGATGTTTCTTTTGAAGTCTATAGAGGTGAAACTTTTGGTATCATTGGCAGAAACGGAGCAGGTAAGAGCACCACACTAGGTCTTGTTGCAGGCGTACTCAAGCCAACAAAAGGAAAAATAGTTGTGAAGGGCAGGGTCTTTCCCCTTCTTGAACTTGGTGCTGGATTTCATCCAGAGCTCACAGGAAGAGAGAATATTGTTCTTAACGGCGTCCTTATGGGGCTTACAAGGGCTGAAGTCTTGAGAAAGATGGAGGAAATAATAGAATTTGCTGAACTGAGGGATTTTATAGACCAGCCTATCCGGGTGTATTCAAGTGGTATGCTGACAAGGCTCGGATTTTCTGTAATTGCCCATCTTGACCCTGAAATATTATTACTTGATGAGGTATTGGCAGTGGGGGATATAGAATTTCAGAAAAAGTGTCTCAACAGGATGGCGGAATTCAAAAGGAGTGGTGTCACAATGGTTTTTGTTTCCCATTCCATGGCATCTGTAGAAAGAATTTGTGATAGAGTTATATGGCTGGAAAATCACTCTATCAAAATGGATAATGACGCCCATACTGTTATCAGTCATTATGCTCAACATTCTGTCAAATAA
- a CDS encoding ABC transporter permease, with product MNSKVQHYIDLVAILTEKEIKVRYKSSFFGYLWSVAHPLAFALVFFVAFKVVVKIQVEDYALFLIAGLFPWQWFANSVNAAPRIFLGNASIIKKVNFPRNIIPFTQVFQDMIHFILAIPVVVLFLFLYHKLPSFSWLYGIPVLLIIQFLMTYGICLMISSTNLFFRDLERLTIIFTTMLFYFTPVIYPEKMVPVKYKPLINLNPLAPLMISWRELFLNGTLSPLYLAVSFGYAILAFILGFLIYRKLSWKFAEVL from the coding sequence GTGAATTCTAAAGTTCAGCATTATATTGACTTGGTAGCCATTTTAACCGAGAAGGAAATAAAGGTTAGATACAAGAGCAGTTTCTTCGGCTATCTCTGGTCAGTAGCTCATCCCCTTGCTTTTGCCCTTGTTTTTTTTGTTGCCTTCAAGGTTGTGGTAAAGATACAGGTGGAGGATTATGCCCTTTTTCTTATTGCAGGATTATTTCCATGGCAGTGGTTTGCCAATTCGGTTAATGCTGCTCCAAGGATATTTCTCGGGAACGCTTCAATAATAAAAAAGGTAAATTTTCCAAGAAATATAATACCTTTTACCCAGGTATTCCAGGATATGATTCATTTCATTCTGGCAATCCCTGTGGTGGTTCTCTTTCTTTTTCTTTATCATAAACTGCCTTCGTTTTCCTGGCTTTACGGTATCCCTGTTCTATTAATAATACAATTTCTGATGACCTATGGTATATGCCTGATGATCTCGTCAACAAACCTGTTTTTTAGAGACCTTGAGAGACTTACAATAATTTTTACAACGATGCTTTTTTATTTTACCCCTGTCATATATCCTGAGAAGATGGTTCCGGTAAAATATAAACCTCTGATCAATCTGAATCCCTTAGCCCCTTTGATGATAAGCTGGAGAGAGTTGTTTTTAAACGGTACATTGTCTCCTTTATATCTCGCTGTAAGTTTTGGATATGCTATTTTGGCATTCATATTAGGTTTTTTGATATACAGAAAGCTTTCATGGAAGTTTGCAGAGGTTTTATGA
- a CDS encoding O-antigen ligase family protein, translated as MMIHQRIKSVKIEGIFAFSAFLLIPFLGGNHLSLYYINIDRFWIETSFVLLVIIAAVVNWLKKKEVQAGFYKFFIFFLPFGIIHLISLIYTWNTFSTLSDINVLIWIIGSVYLFLLSDDKEVLLKALVIGTFISSLCAIVQSKILFPNLMEIFKGGRYAFIVKEQPIPFSSFLYHNILGGYFCFILPIAIYFGIFKKRWLYVAMASGIISGLIFATSRIAIGIALLVVLYSTIALVMNRDIKRFLMLIFIVFIGCAIAFSLLYGSKRDVSQGTGFELEKKMKITRSYVSTLGLRTEIWKNGLNAFLAKPVIGYGPGTFEYAYRKYFDGGLYTRYAHSSLLKIGTELGIIGVLCSLFYIIGLIIHFRVRLKESRYLFIVISIGSGFLFGLVDFAFDIPAFSITFFVLSSLFFEKNIPVAEKTYRILFYLIALLMIVSLFFTVKANLSKKSLENGIIYEENGLLKDAYLSYRDSIKEMPLNSEGYMKIINVLIKSYRNEKDLEEREKIKNAINSYLVRAEEIKDNDSEMFFVEGMGHAFCGNVVKAENSFLKALSYYPSSPYYVYEIARFYFENNELKRAKTLIHSIDSYINKYKSSKNPNGFFMYKIRDLESEIEYKDGNVSNALMIEKKNIHDVKNEEFIISSIKSREFIQKELFIRYLEKRISFYETEFRKR; from the coding sequence ATGATGATACACCAACGAATCAAATCAGTAAAGATAGAAGGAATTTTTGCATTTTCAGCTTTCTTGCTTATCCCCTTTCTTGGTGGTAATCATCTTTCCCTCTATTATATAAATATAGATAGATTCTGGATCGAGACCTCGTTTGTTCTTTTAGTAATCATAGCTGCTGTAGTGAACTGGCTCAAGAAAAAGGAAGTACAGGCTGGTTTTTATAAATTTTTCATATTTTTTTTGCCCTTCGGGATAATTCACCTCATAAGTCTTATATATACATGGAACACATTCAGTACTTTAAGTGACATAAATGTATTAATCTGGATTATCGGGAGCGTCTATCTCTTTCTCTTATCAGATGACAAAGAAGTTTTGCTTAAAGCCCTTGTAATTGGAACATTTATCTCCTCTCTCTGCGCAATTGTCCAGTCAAAGATATTGTTCCCAAATCTTATGGAGATCTTTAAAGGAGGCAGATATGCCTTTATCGTAAAGGAACAACCAATACCATTTTCATCCTTTCTTTACCACAATATTCTTGGAGGATACTTCTGTTTCATCCTGCCCATAGCAATCTATTTTGGCATCTTTAAAAAAAGATGGCTCTATGTTGCTATGGCTTCAGGCATAATATCGGGGCTCATCTTTGCAACATCCAGGATAGCTATAGGCATTGCATTATTGGTGGTTTTATACAGCACTATAGCTTTAGTAATGAATCGTGATATAAAGCGTTTTTTGATGCTTATTTTTATTGTTTTTATTGGCTGCGCTATTGCATTTTCACTTTTATACGGTAGTAAAAGGGATGTATCACAGGGAACGGGATTTGAACTTGAAAAAAAGATGAAGATAACCCGTTCCTATGTTTCTACCCTTGGCTTGAGGACAGAGATCTGGAAGAACGGATTGAATGCCTTTCTTGCAAAGCCTGTTATCGGGTATGGACCGGGAACATTTGAATATGCATACAGAAAATACTTTGACGGTGGGCTTTATACAAGATATGCCCACAGTTCACTATTAAAGATTGGAACTGAACTCGGTATTATAGGGGTTCTCTGTTCCCTATTTTATATAATCGGTTTGATCATTCATTTTAGGGTGAGGTTGAAAGAATCAAGATACTTATTTATTGTAATTTCTATTGGGTCTGGTTTTCTTTTTGGCCTTGTAGACTTTGCTTTTGACATCCCGGCATTTTCTATTACCTTTTTCGTATTATCTTCACTTTTTTTTGAAAAAAACATACCTGTAGCTGAAAAGACCTACAGGATTTTATTTTATCTTATTGCCCTTCTTATGATAGTTTCTCTTTTCTTCACAGTGAAGGCTAACCTATCCAAAAAGTCTCTTGAGAATGGTATTATATACGAGGAGAATGGTCTTTTGAAAGATGCATACCTTTCCTATAGAGATTCTATTAAAGAGATGCCTCTCAATAGTGAAGGGTATATGAAGATAATTAATGTCTTGATAAAATCATATAGAAATGAAAAGGATCTGGAAGAAAGAGAGAAGATTAAAAATGCTATAAATTCTTATTTGGTGAGGGCGGAAGAGATAAAAGATAATGATTCTGAGATGTTCTTTGTCGAAGGCATGGGTCATGCATTTTGTGGTAATGTGGTAAAGGCAGAAAATTCCTTCCTTAAAGCCCTTTCTTATTATCCTTCTTCACCATACTATGTGTATGAAATTGCAAGGTTCTATTTTGAAAACAATGAACTAAAAAGGGCAAAGACGTTGATTCATTCTATTGATTCATATATAAATAAGTATAAAAGCTCAAAAAATCCAAATGGTTTTTTTATGTACAAAATAAGAGATTTAGAATCAGAAATAGAGTATAAAGATGGGAACGTTAGTAATGCTTTAATGATAGAAAAAAAGAACATTCATGATGTAAAAAACGAAGAGTTTATTATATCAAGTATAAAATCAAGAGAATTTATCCAGAAAGAATTGTTCATCAGGTATCTGGAGAAGAGGATAAGTTTTTATGAGACAGAATTCAGGAAAAGGTGA